The Candidatus Eremiobacterota bacterium nucleotide sequence TGAGAGCCTCTATAAGGGAATGAGCCTGTGATTCAGCCCTGGTGATGAGGATTTTTCTCCCCCTGAGGGGTGCTTGTTCTTGAAGATTCATCATGGCCGCCCTGCTCAGGTGTTGAGCCCGCCGATCAGGGCATGAGCCCCCCTTTCAATCAGTCTCAGGGCAAGAGCATTCCCCAGTTCTTCAGGTGTTTCGGCGCTGCCCCCCAGTGACTCCCGAAGCAGGCGGCTCCCGTCCGAAGCGGCCACAAAGGCCTCTGCAAAGAGCTCTCCGCCTCTTGGTTCGGCCAGGCAGCCTGAAGGGATGTGGCAGCCTCCCCCGATTGCGGCCATGAAAGCCCTTTCAGCCTTTACGGCGCCCCATGACTCGCGGTCATTGAGGGGAGCAAGAAGCGCCTCCACGGTTTTGTCATCATCCCTTATTTCGAGGGCCAGCGCTCCCTGGCCCACGGCCGGGATGCAGAGTGACGACGGAAGCGGGATTATTCCTGCACCGGTGACTGCCAGGCGCCTGAGGCCTGCGGCAGCGAGAATGATGCCGTCAAGACCCATCCGGGACATCTTTTCGATGCGGGTGGGAACATTCCCCCTCATATCGATGAACTGGAGGTCAGGGCGGTATGCGAGAAGCTGGGCTTTCCTCCTGAGGCTTCCGGAGCCCAGGGTAGCGCCCCGGGGGAGTTCCTGAAAGCTCCCGTATTTCAATGAGACCAGGCAGTCCAGGGGGTCTTCCCGCCGCGGGACCGCTCCTATTGCGAGGCCCGGGGGAAGCCCCGAAGGGAGGTCTTTCATGCTGTGCACGGCTATATCAATGGTGCCTTCCAGGAGCTCCCGCTCGAGCTCCTTGACAAAGAGCCCTCTGTCACCAATTCTGGAGAGGGGGATATGGGTGATGGTGTCGCCCTTCGTGGTGATTTTTCTCTGGTCTATCTCAAGCGAGGGATGGTGCAGTCTGAGGGCACTTATCACTTCCTCCGCCTGTACCAGGGCCAGCGTGCTCGCTCTTGAGCCGATGATGATGCGGTTCGGTGTCATTATCGTTGTCCGGGATTCTTCGCACCGGCGATCAATAAACCCTCATCCCCTGGTTTTTCTGCCAGCAGAAGAGGCATTCTATCTGGGCGGGCACCTGCTTGAGCTCGCGGGCTCCGAGGGAGTCCTTGGATTTCGCCCTTTTCCACTTTGTCACAATGTGGGGAGTCTGCTTTTTGCACACGGGGCACTCTTTCACCCCCGTGTAATTGGGCCCGTATTTCAATTTCAGCTCTTTCTCGTTGTAATTCATTTCTTACCGCCTCCGCTTTTAATGATATAGAGAGAAAATAACCTGCTGTATCATGGTGTGACATGCTCTAAAAAGGCTTTCGGCAAGGGCAAAATTGAGATCATCTGCGATCGGGTAGTCTGCTTCCGGGGAGCCGTTTACCCTGGTGCTGTTGTTCCTTGCAAGAGGGGCATTGGTCACAAGGGCAGCACATACTTCATCATGGCTTTCCATAAATCCTTCTTGATGAGAAAAAGTTTTCTTCCCGGGAGGGATCTTTTCTGGCTTTTAAGTGTTGTATCGGGATGAAAAAAAAATTATAATAAGGGTAAGGAATATTTTTCTTATCTTCGCTACTATATTCTACAGAAGTCCAAAGCTCACGGAAAGGTAAGGAGGGATGGCCATGGGATTCAAGCCCAAAAATTGCCCGGTGTGCCATGACGGAAGCAAAATCGACGGGAAGCTCCACTGCGCGGGATGTGGCAACCAGCTCGAGTATATCGACGCCGAGGGGACCCTTG carries:
- the hemC gene encoding hydroxymethylbilane synthase — translated: MTPNRIIIGSRASTLALVQAEEVISALRLHHPSLEIDQRKITTKGDTITHIPLSRIGDRGLFVKELERELLEGTIDIAVHSMKDLPSGLPPGLAIGAVPRREDPLDCLVSLKYGSFQELPRGATLGSGSLRRKAQLLAYRPDLQFIDMRGNVPTRIEKMSRMGLDGIILAAAGLRRLAVTGAGIIPLPSSLCIPAVGQGALALEIRDDDKTVEALLAPLNDRESWGAVKAERAFMAAIGGGCHIPSGCLAEPRGGELFAEAFVAASDGSRLLRESLGGSAETPEELGNALALRLIERGAHALIGGLNT